ACTGGTAATATTATCACGGGTACCTTGAAGAAACTCTCTGAGGTCCCTGTAGTGCATCGGGTTTACTTCCAGCAAAATCGTATCATCGTATTCGTGACGCGCGAGTTCGGCACAATATTCTTTCCATGGCGCAAACCCTTCATCGAGAGGATAATGGTCCTCAGGACCAGAGGGTGTTTGTACCGTATCATGGGCATGTACATGGCGAACCCTGGATAGAAAGTGGTCATCCGGATAATCTTCCTGTTTTCCAATCGAGGAGGCCCGGAAAGTGTGACCAAAATCCCAGCAAATACCTATTCCCGTGCCGTCAATCAGTTCAAGGCAGCTTTTATAGGTGTCCCCCAGTCTCACCATTCCCCTATTGGATACACTCCAGGGGATCTGTGTTTCACAAACCGGAATTATATCCCCGTAATTATCAACAACTGTTTGATCGATCCACCGGAAAAAAGCTTTTGATGATGCTAATGCATTATCCAAAGGGCGGAAAAACGGATCCCACTCAGCTCTCCCGCCATGAAAGACCAGAGGCATTGGGACACGGGTGATCTCAGCCGCTTTCCGGACTGTTTCAAGGAATCTCTGCAGTTCCGGGATTCTGGATTTATCAAAAATCTCCGGTGAGAGGGATTTGTAAAAATGGGGATGAAGAGAAAGGAAAATCCCCTCAGCGGAAAAGATCCTGGCAGCCTGGAGAATCAGTTCCCTGTCGGTCTCCTCACCGATGGCAAACTCAACGAAGGAAACGCCGTACTCTCTCAGCATGGATCCAAGAACCGATGGTTCAGCAAAGCGTTTCTGCCATTTTTCATCGAAGATATCTAAGATGTCGAGTTTCTGCCCAAATAGTGCCATGTCTTTTTCCAGTATGGGTTTTGGTAAGGGGACAGAAGTGATAGCTTCAAAAAGTGTTCCAATTTTCTCGGGCCTGGGGACGGACTACTTTTTTCTCTTTTTCATTTTTCGGGGACAGACTGTTTTTTTTCCTTTTTCGCATCTAATAAGGAAAAACTGTCCAAAGTGCCTGATTTTGTGAACAGAAAAGCATAGATCTTGTGGAATTTTCGAGGATATGAATGTATAAACTGTGATTTATGTGATTTTGTTTT
This DNA window, taken from Fibrobacter sp., encodes the following:
- a CDS encoding TIM barrel protein, which codes for MALFGQKLDILDIFDEKWQKRFAEPSVLGSMLREYGVSFVEFAIGEETDRELILQAARIFSAEGIFLSLHPHFYKSLSPEIFDKSRIPELQRFLETVRKAAEITRVPMPLVFHGGRAEWDPFFRPLDNALASSKAFFRWIDQTVVDNYGDIIPVCETQIPWSVSNRGMVRLGDTYKSCLELIDGTGIGICWDFGHTFRASSIGKQEDYPDDHFLSRVRHVHAHDTVQTPSGPEDHYPLDEGFAPWKEYCAELARHEYDDTILLEVNPMHYRDLREFLQGTRDNITSLKSYFPA